From Glycine soja cultivar W05 chromosome 4, ASM419377v2, whole genome shotgun sequence, the proteins below share one genomic window:
- the LOC114408957 gene encoding putative clathrin assembly protein At2g25430 has product MAPTTIRKAIGVVKDQTSIGIAKVSSNMAPEMEVAIVKATSHDDDPASEKYIREILNLMSHSRGYVHACVTAVSKRLGKTRDWIVALKALMLVHRLMNEGPPLFQEEILFATRRGTRLLNMSDFRDEAHSSSWDHSAFVRTYAMYLDQRLDLMLFDRKSTAASYGGGAGSVGGGGSDDRFGGRDNFQSPPYEYGGGGEFRGEGGYGNGMRKTRSYGDMSESVGRGEEKRVVSVTPLRDMTPERVFGKMGHLQKLLDRFLACRPTGLAKNSRMVLIALYPVVKESFQLYADICEVLAVLLDKFFDMDYADCVKAFDAYSSAAKQIDELVAFYNWCKDTGVARSSEYPEVQRITNKLLETLEEFVRDRAKRPKSPERKEEVPPVEKVEEEPAPDMNEIKALPPPENYIPPPPPEPEPKPQPQVTEDLVNLRDDAVTADDQGNKLALALFAGAPANNVNGSWEAFPSNGQPEVTSAWQTPAAEPGKADWELALVETASNLSKQKATLGGGFDPLLLTGMYDQGMVRQHVSTTQLSGGSASSVALPGPGKTTTPVLALPAPDGSVQPVNQDPFAASLSVPPPSYVQMADMEKKQHLLVQEQQVWHQYARDGMQGQSSLAKLNGAGYYAGGPMPMMPYGMPPVNGMGPPTGYYHTPY; this is encoded by the coding sequence ATGGCTCCGACCACGATCCGGAAGGCGATTGGGGTGGTGAAGGACCAGACAAGCATCGGGATAGCGAAGGTTTCGAGCAACATGGCGCCGGAGATGGAGGTCGCGATTGTGAAGGCGACGAGCCATGACGACGACCCCGCGAGCGAGAAGTACATAAGGGAGATCTTGAACCTCATGTCCCACTCGCGTGGCTACGTCCACGCGTGTGTCACCGCCGTGTCCAAGCGTTTGGGGAAGACGCGCGACTGGATTGTGGCGCTCAAGGCGCTGATGCTCGTGCACAGGCTCATGAACGAGGGCCCGCCGCTGTTCCAGGAGGAAATCCTCTTCGCCACCCGCAGGGGAACCAGGCTCCTCAACATGTCTGATTTCAGAGATGAGGCTCACTCCAGCTCCTGGGATCACTCCGCTTTTGTGAGGACCTATGCTATGTATCTAGATCAGAGGCTTGACTTGATGCTCTTTGATAGAAAAAGCACCGCCGCCTCCTATGGTGGCGGTGCGGGTAGTGTTGGCGGTGGCGGCAGTGATGATAGATTTGGCGGAAGAGACAATTTCCAGTCACCGCCGTATGAGTACGGCGGTGGTGGTGAATTTAGAGGGGAAGGCGGCTATGGGAATGGGATGAGGAAGACGAGATCGTATGGGGACATGAGTGAATCGGTGGGGAGAGGGGAAGAGAAGAGGGTTGTGAGTGTGACTCCGCTGAGGGATATGACGCCAGAGAGGGTTTTCGGGAAGATGGGACATTTGCAGAAGTTGTTGGATCGGTTTTTGGCTTGTAGGCCTACTGGGTTGGCTAAGAATAGCAGGATGGTTTTGATTGCGCTGTATCCTGTGGTTAAGGAGAGTTTTCAGTTGTATGCTGATATATGTGAGGTTTTGGCTGTGTTGCTTGATAAGTTCTTTGATATGGACTATGCTGATTGTGTGAAGGCTTTTGATGCTTATTCTAGTGCGGCTAAACAAATTGATGAGTTGGTTGCATTTTACAATTGGTGTAAGGATACCGGTGTGGCGAGGTCCTCGGAGTACCCTGAGGTTCAGAGGATTACCAATAAGTTGCTTGAGACATTGGAGGAGTTTGTGAGGGATAGGGCCAAGAGGCCAAAGAGTCCGGAGAGGAAAGAGGAGGTTCCGCCGGTGGAGAAGGTAGAGGAGGAGCCGGCCCCGGATATGAATGAAATCAAGGCACTGCCACCACCAGAGAATTATATCCCACCTCCTCCGCCTGAGCCAGAGCCTAAGCCGCAGCCACAGGTTACGGAGGATTTGGTGAATCTGAGAGACGATGCAGTTACTGCAGATGATCAGGGAAATAAATTGGCTTTGGCACTCTTTGCTGGTGCACCTGCTAATAATGTAAATGGATCATGGGAAGCCTTCCCATCAAATGGACAGCCAGAAGTGACTTCAGCCTGGCAAACCCCAGCTGCAGAGCCCGGGAAAGCTGATTGGGAATTGGCATTGGTAGAGACTGCTAGCAATTTGTCAAAGCAGAAGGCAACTTTAGGTGGTGGGTTTGATCCTCTATTGTTGACTGGCATGTATGATCAAGGAATGGTGAGGCAGCATGTCAGCACTACCCAACTGAGTGGAGGGAGTGCAAGCAGTGTGGCATTGCCAGGACCTGGGAAGACTACAACCCCTGTGTTGGCTCTCCCCGCCCCGGATGGATCCGTGCAGCCAGTTAATCAGGATCCATTTGCCGCATCGCTGAGTGTTCCACCACCGTCCTATGTCCAAATGGCTGATATGGAGAAGAAGCAGCACTTGCTTGTGCAGGAGCAGCAGGTGTGGCATCAGTATGCTAGGGATGGGATGCAAGGTCAATCTAGCTTGGCCAAACTGAATGGCGCTGGATACTATGCCGGAGGTCCTATGCCCATGATGCCTTATGGAATGCCCCCAGTCAATGGAATGGGGCCTCCAACCGGGTATTATCACACTCCTTACTGA
- the LOC114408958 gene encoding uncharacterized protein LOC114408958 isoform X1 → MPRPGPKPYDCVKRAWHSEIHQPIRGTLIQEIFRVVNEIHGSSTKKNKEYQEKLPVVVLRAEEIIYSKANSEAEYMDLTTLLERTNDAIDTIIRRDEHTETGEYLRPCIEAALSLGCSLTKATRSQRNNQRCYLSRSTEEVPKLSYGTLHNTANTKDHNNTRSQCVSENVPSASKKQCVEHQPPPKLFSVYPLYYGNNNNIQLGNSQHHHGFKVSHVSVSHTGGPALVGGDGARNLLAHNLKNSSNGGSQSFIINGDFENPCTRKCDLSLRLGPP, encoded by the exons ATGCCCCGCCCAGGTCCCAAACCTTACGATTGCGTCAAAAGAGCTTGGCACAGTGAAATACACCAACCCATCAGAGGAACTCTCATTCAAGAAATTTTCAG GGTTGTCAACGAGATACATGGGTCTTCTACTAAGAAGAACAAAGAGTACCAAGAGAAGCTACCCGTTGTTGTGCTCAGGGCAGAGGAAATTATTTACTCTAAAGCCAATTCCGAG GCTGAATACATGGACCTTACAACACTTTTGGAAAGAACAAATGATGCTATTGATACAATAATTCGACGTGATGAGCATACAGAAACTGGAGAGTATTTGCGCCCTTGCATCGAAG CTGCTCTAAGTTTGGGTTGCTCCTTAACAAAAGCCACAAGGAGTCAACGCAACAACCAACGATGTTACTTAAGTCGCAGCACTGAAGAGGTTCCAAAACTTTCTTATGGCACGTTGCATAATACCGCAAATACGAAGGATCATAATAACACAAGGTCTCAATGTGTGTCCGAGAATGTACCTTCAGCTAGTAAAAAGCAATGCGTGGAACACCAACCGCCACCAAAATTGTTTTCAGTTTATCCTCTGTACTAtgggaacaacaacaacatccaaCTTGGCAATTCACAACATCATCATGGGTTCAAAGTATCACATGTATCTGTTTCTCACACTGGTGGACCTGCCCTTGTGGGTGGTGATGGTGCTAGGAATCTACTAGCCCATAACttaaaaaattcttcaaatGGGGGATCCCAATCATTCATTATTAATGGGGATTTTGAGAATCCATGCACAAGAAAATGTGATCTATCATTGAGGTTAGGACCCCCTTAA
- the LOC114408958 gene encoding uncharacterized protein LOC114408958 isoform X2 produces the protein MPRPGPKPYDCVKRAWHSEIHQPIRGTLIQEIFRVVNEIHGSSTKKNKEYQEKLPVVVLRAEEIIYSKANSEAEYMDLTTLLERTNDAIDTIIRRDEHTETGEYLRPCIEATRSQRNNQRCYLSRSTEEVPKLSYGTLHNTANTKDHNNTRSQCVSENVPSASKKQCVEHQPPPKLFSVYPLYYGNNNNIQLGNSQHHHGFKVSHVSVSHTGGPALVGGDGARNLLAHNLKNSSNGGSQSFIINGDFENPCTRKCDLSLRLGPP, from the exons ATGCCCCGCCCAGGTCCCAAACCTTACGATTGCGTCAAAAGAGCTTGGCACAGTGAAATACACCAACCCATCAGAGGAACTCTCATTCAAGAAATTTTCAG GGTTGTCAACGAGATACATGGGTCTTCTACTAAGAAGAACAAAGAGTACCAAGAGAAGCTACCCGTTGTTGTGCTCAGGGCAGAGGAAATTATTTACTCTAAAGCCAATTCCGAG GCTGAATACATGGACCTTACAACACTTTTGGAAAGAACAAATGATGCTATTGATACAATAATTCGACGTGATGAGCATACAGAAACTGGAGAGTATTTGCGCCCTTGCATCGAAG CCACAAGGAGTCAACGCAACAACCAACGATGTTACTTAAGTCGCAGCACTGAAGAGGTTCCAAAACTTTCTTATGGCACGTTGCATAATACCGCAAATACGAAGGATCATAATAACACAAGGTCTCAATGTGTGTCCGAGAATGTACCTTCAGCTAGTAAAAAGCAATGCGTGGAACACCAACCGCCACCAAAATTGTTTTCAGTTTATCCTCTGTACTAtgggaacaacaacaacatccaaCTTGGCAATTCACAACATCATCATGGGTTCAAAGTATCACATGTATCTGTTTCTCACACTGGTGGACCTGCCCTTGTGGGTGGTGATGGTGCTAGGAATCTACTAGCCCATAACttaaaaaattcttcaaatGGGGGATCCCAATCATTCATTATTAATGGGGATTTTGAGAATCCATGCACAAGAAAATGTGATCTATCATTGAGGTTAGGACCCCCTTAA